Genomic window (Escherichia fergusonii ATCC 35469):
AGGGATAGAGAAAACCACAGGTGTGGATATTGCAGGCAAAATGATCCGCTGGATTGAACGCCATGCCACGCCAGAATTTTGTCTTAAAACTGGCGGATAAGCGTAATATCGTGCCGGATCATAGCATCCGGCCTTCTTTTTACGTAAGCTGTGCCGGAATTTTTCATCGTTAGAGGTAGTACAGAATTATGACATCGCTGGTCATTCCTGGTCTGGATATGTTGCGTCAATGGCTCGACGATATGGGTATGAGCTTTTTTGAATGTGATTCATGCCAGGCTCTGCATTTACCGCATATGCAGAACTTCGATGGCATTTTTGATGCGAAGATCGATCTGATCGATAACACTATTCTGTTTGCGGCAATGGCTGAAGTGCGCCCTTCAGCGCTGTTACCGCTGGCAGCCGATCTCTCGGCTATTAATGCCAGCTCACTCACGGTAAAAGCGTTTCTTGATATGCAGGATGATAATTTGCCGAAGTTGGTGGTTTGCCAGGCTTTATCCATAGCTCAGGGGGTTACTTACGAGCAGTTTGCCTGGTTCGTTCGCCAAAGCGAAGAGCAAATTTCAATGGTGATCCTTGAAGCGAATGCCCACCAATTATTATTTACTGCAGACGATGATGGGCAAAAAAGCAGCACTGAAAACCATTTTCTACACTAATAATTGTTCTCGTATCCGCAGTCGCCACCGAAGCGGCTGCGTGTTGCAAACGTTTATGCTACATTTAACCTTTCATTAAAGAATTATTCACCTATCTTTCCTCTGTAATCCTTTATCACATAGACAATTCCTGCATAAAAAATTGTTAAAAGGCGTTTTTTAATCTGAGCTATAGTCTCAAACCCTGGCTAAAGTTATTCTTGCGAGGCTTTTATATAGCGAGCAGTGCTGGCCGGGAGAGAGTGCTCTTTTCTTACACCGCGCCGATAAAAAAATATGCACGTTTATTGCATATCTTTGATTGTGACAACTTTTGTTCGTTTGTTAACGAACTTTCAGAAGGAAAGAGATATGACTGCCTTAAATAAAAAATGGCTATCGGGTATGGTTGCGGGTGCTCTGATGGCCGTCTCTGTCGGCACGCTCGCGGCTGAACAAAAAACACTCCACATTTATAACTGGTCTGATTATATCGCCCCGGACACGGTGGCCAATTTTGAAAAAGAAACTGGTATTAAAGTCGTCTACGATGTTTTCGACTCTAACGAAGTACTGGAAGGCAAATTAATGGCGGGTAGCACTGGCTTTGACCTGGTGGTGCCGTCAGCAAGCTTTCTTGAGCGCCAGCTGACAGCGGGAGTTTTCCAGCCGCTGGATAAAAGCAAATTGCCGGAGTGGAAGAATCTCGATCCGGAGCTGCTGAAGCTGGTCGCCAAACACGATCCCGACAATAAATTTGCTATGCCCTATATGTGGGCGACGACCGGGATTGGCTATAACGTCGATAAAGTCAAAGCGGTACTGGGTGAAAACGCGCCCGTCGATAGCTGGGACTTGATCCTCAAACCTGAAAATCTGGAAAAACTGAAAAGCTGCGGCGTCTCTTTCCTCGACGCACCAGAAGAAGTTTTTGCTACCGTGCTGAATTATCTCGGTAAAGATCCCAACAGCACTAAAGCGGATGATTACACCGGACCGGCAACCGATCTGCTGTTAAAGCTGCGCCCGAATATTCGTTATTTCCATTCATCTCAATACATTAACGACCTGGCAAACGGCGATATTTGCGTCGCTATCGGCTGGGCGGGCGATGTCTGGCAGGCGTCAAACCGCGCGAAAGAAGCGAAGAATGGCGTGAATGTCTCGTTCTCGATTCCGAAAGAAGGGGCGATGGCATTCTTTGATGTCTTCGCCATGCCTGCGGATGCCAAAAATAAAGACGAAGCCTATCAGTTCCTGAATTATCTGCTGCGCCCGGATGTGGTAGCACATATCTCTGACCATGTGTTCTATGCTAATGCTAATAAAGAAGCCACGCCGCTGGTGAGTGCAGAAGTGCGTGATAATCCGGGTATTTACCCGCCTGCGGATGTCCGCGCCAAACTGTTCACTCTGAAAGTACAGGATCCGAAAATCGACCGTGTGCGCACCCGCGCCTGGACCAAAGTGAAGAGCGGAAAATAATCCGCAGCCGTAGATGCCGGACGGGCGCACCACACCCGCCGGCAATTCGCACCATCATGGTGCGCTTGCACACATTCAATGCCGGAGAGCAGCCGTGAATGACGCTATCCCTCGCCCCCAGGCGAAAACCCGTAAGGCGCTGACGCCGCTATTAGAAATCCGTAATCTGACTAAATCTTACGATGGTCAGCATGCGGTCGATGATGTCAGCCTGACCATCTATAAAGGCGAAATCTTCGCGCTGCTGGGCGCATCCGGCTGTGGCAAGTCCACGCTGCTGCGTATGCTGGCAGGTTTCGAACAACCTTCTGCCGGGCAGATTATGCTCGATGGCGTCGATTTATCACAGGTGCCGCCTTACCTGCGCCCTATCAATATGATGTTTCAGTCTTACGCGCTGTTTCCGCATATGACCGTGGAACAGAACATCGCTTTTGGCCTGAAACAGGACAAATTGCCGAAAGCGGAAATTGCCAGCCGGGTCAATGAGATGCTTGGGCTGGTGCATATGCAGGAGTTCGCCAAACGCAAACCGCATCAGCTTTCCGGCGGTCAGCGACAGCGTGTGGCCCTGGCCCGAAGCCTCGCTAAACGCCCGAAACTATTACTGCTCGACGAGCCGATGGGGGCGCTGGATAAAAAGCTGCGCGATCGGATGCAGCTTGAAGTGGTGGATATTCTGGAACGCGTTGGTGTGACTTGTGTGATGGTCACCCACGATCAGGAAGAGGCGATGACCATGGCGGGGCGTATCGCCATTATGAATCGTGGGAAATTTGTCCAGATTGGCGAGCCGGAAGAGATCTACGAGCATCCGACCACCCGCTATAGCGCTGAATTTATCGGTTCGGTAAACGTCTTTGAAGGTGTACTCAAAGAGCGTCAGGAAGATGGTCTGGTGCTTTATTCGCCGGGGCTGGTGCATCCACTGAAAGTTGATGTAGATGCTTCGGTGGTCGATAACGTGCCGGTGCATGTGGCGCTGCGTCCGGAAAAAATCATGCTCTGCGAGGAGCCGCCCGCCAATGGTTGTAACTTCGCGGTAGGGGAGGTGATGCACATTGCCTATCTCGGCGATCTTTCGGTGTATCACGTTCGTCTAAAAAGTGGGCAGATGATTAGCGCCCAGCTACAAAACGCCCATCGTTATCGCAAAGGGTTACCGACCTGGGGCGACGAAGTGCGTTTGTGCTGGGAAGTGGACAGCTGTGTGGTGTTGACGGTTTAAGGAGCAAAGATGAGTACACTTGAACCTGCTGCCCAGTCGAAACCGCCGGGCGGATTTAAGCTGTGGTTGTCGCAGCTGCAAATGAAGCATGGGCGCAAACTGGTCATTGCGTTGCCGTATATCTGGTTGATCTTGCTGTTTCTGCTGCCATTTCTGATTGTCTTTAAAATAAGCCTGGCGGAGATGGCGCGCGCTATTCCACCTTATACTGAACTGATGGAGTGGGCTGACGGGCAACTTTCCATCACTCTTAATCTCGGTAATTTCCT
Coding sequences:
- a CDS encoding YbjN domain-containing protein, which encodes MTSLVIPGLDMLRQWLDDMGMSFFECDSCQALHLPHMQNFDGIFDAKIDLIDNTILFAAMAEVRPSALLPLAADLSAINASSLTVKAFLDMQDDNLPKLVVCQALSIAQGVTYEQFAWFVRQSEEQISMVILEANAHQLLFTADDDGQKSSTENHFLH
- the potF gene encoding spermidine/putrescine ABC transporter substrate-binding protein PotF, with product MTALNKKWLSGMVAGALMAVSVGTLAAEQKTLHIYNWSDYIAPDTVANFEKETGIKVVYDVFDSNEVLEGKLMAGSTGFDLVVPSASFLERQLTAGVFQPLDKSKLPEWKNLDPELLKLVAKHDPDNKFAMPYMWATTGIGYNVDKVKAVLGENAPVDSWDLILKPENLEKLKSCGVSFLDAPEEVFATVLNYLGKDPNSTKADDYTGPATDLLLKLRPNIRYFHSSQYINDLANGDICVAIGWAGDVWQASNRAKEAKNGVNVSFSIPKEGAMAFFDVFAMPADAKNKDEAYQFLNYLLRPDVVAHISDHVFYANANKEATPLVSAEVRDNPGIYPPADVRAKLFTLKVQDPKIDRVRTRAWTKVKSGK
- the potG gene encoding putrescine ABC transporter ATP-binding subunit PotG; this encodes MNDAIPRPQAKTRKALTPLLEIRNLTKSYDGQHAVDDVSLTIYKGEIFALLGASGCGKSTLLRMLAGFEQPSAGQIMLDGVDLSQVPPYLRPINMMFQSYALFPHMTVEQNIAFGLKQDKLPKAEIASRVNEMLGLVHMQEFAKRKPHQLSGGQRQRVALARSLAKRPKLLLLDEPMGALDKKLRDRMQLEVVDILERVGVTCVMVTHDQEEAMTMAGRIAIMNRGKFVQIGEPEEIYEHPTTRYSAEFIGSVNVFEGVLKERQEDGLVLYSPGLVHPLKVDVDASVVDNVPVHVALRPEKIMLCEEPPANGCNFAVGEVMHIAYLGDLSVYHVRLKSGQMISAQLQNAHRYRKGLPTWGDEVRLCWEVDSCVVLTV